DNA from Actinomyces sp. oral taxon 897:
TGGTCATGAGCCTGCCTCCGGGGTCGAGGGCGTGGGGTCGCCGAAGAAGGTGCGGAAGTAGCCGTAGAAGTTCCAGTTGCCCCAGGAGGTGCAGGAGTCCCCGCCCGAGGCCGCCGCCTGGTTGGACTGGTAGGGCGTGTAGTCGTACAGGCCAGCGGTGGACTGGGTAGCGGCGGTCAGGTCCGCGGCCCCGCAGTCGGGGTCGGCGGAGTAGGCCACCTGCGTGGTCACCCCCTGGACCACCCCGTACTCCCAGGGGTTGAGGCGGTAGAGCTGGAACTGGGAGGCGGCGGCGTAGATCTGGTGGAAGAAGCCCCCCCACTGGGCGTTGCAGGTGGCCCCGTCCGGGCAGGCGTAGCCCGCGGCCGCCTCGTAGGCCCGGGCGGTCAGGGTACGTCCGGAGGCGGTGAGCAGCCCCTGCTCCTTCTGGATGAGGACCAGGAGGACCTGGGGGTTGATGCCGCAGGCGGTGGACACCTTGGAGACGATCGCCGCCGCTGTCTCGCCCTTGGCCCCGCGGTAGGCCTCACATGTGCTCGTGGCCTCCTTGTCCTCGGTGTCGAAGGTGGAGGCCGCCAGGCAGGGGGTGCCGTCAACGCCGGGGACGCAGCCGTCGTTGACGGTGGAGATGAACCTGGCGACCTCAGCGGAGGTCATGGCCTGGCTGTTGTAGAAGACCTCGTCGTCAATGAGGTGGTTGGGGTCGTAGCCGGTCATGTCCAGGGAGACGGGGGCGGGGGAGCTCCTGCTGGTGGACCCCGGAGAGGAGGCGGGAGGGGACATGAGGTTGGCGACAATGAGCCCGGCCATGAGGGTGGCGGCGAAGGTCACCAAGGCAATGGTCACCGGGCTGGCCGTGCGACGACGGCGCCACCAGGGGCCCGTCAGGGGGACCCACGCCAGGATCCGGGAGGCGGTGCCGCGGGAGGCGCCGGCGGTGCCCGGGGTGCCGGACCTAGGGGCACTGGCGACGTCGGGGGTACCGGACCCGGGGGTAGCAGCAGACCCAGAGGCAGCAGAGGTGCTGGCGGATCCGGCCTCCTGCCCGTTCCCCGGCCCCGTGGGTGACGCCCCTTCGCGGGCCGACGCCGAGCGCGCCGTCGGTCCCGACGGTGACTGCGACCGACCCGGCCCCGACTGACGGCCGGAGGGCGCAGCACGACGAGGGCGAGGGGGGCGGCGCGGAGAAGGCAAGGACATCACCGCCATGCTGCCACACTCATGCCCGGCTCCCGGTCAGCCCTGCGGCCAGGGCAAAGCGGCACGTCTTGCACTGGGGTCCGGGTCACAGACGACAGCACTCGCCCGGACCTAGACCCCAACCTGCATGAACCACCTACCGCAATCATTACCTGCGCTTGATCAAGCCGCAGGTCGAGCATCGTAACTGGTTTGTTGTGTATGGTTGAAGTGTGTACGTACCACAATCTGGACAAAGATGACCTTTTGCCATGTTTAACCACCTCCTTTATGTGGCTTGTCGTATCCACCACTAATAGAATCGTAGCTCCGCCGGAGCTAGGTCACCAACATCGGCATCAAATACGTCGGTCAGCCCTCAGCTGCACGCAGACGCGCGAGGACGTGGGCGTACCGCTCCCCTATGTCCTGGTGGGCCACCGGGTGGCCGTCACGGCTCCAGGCCATGAGGTGCCTCAGGTCAAAGCGGCGCGAGCAGCGCGAGCAGGAGAGCGGGACGGTCGGGCGGCGTATCCGGCTTACCTCGTGGCCCGCCGGGCACACCCCTACCCACCGTCCCGGGACGCGGGGTGCGTCAGCGGCCACGAGCCGCGCACCGCTGCCCCCGAGCCGCCGGGCCTCGGCACGCCAGACGGCGTCGTGCCCGTGGCGGGTGCCGACCCGGGCGTGGGCAATCTCATGGACAACGGTCTCGCGGACCTCGGCCTGGGAATAGAGGGCCATGAGATGGCGCGAGAGGGTGATACGGCGGCGGCCGTGGTCGCAGCTCCCGGCGCGACGACGGGCCCGGTCCCAGGCCAGGTCCCAGTCCCCGACCCCGTGCTCGTCCATGAGGGAGCGCGCCAGGGCCAGGACGTCGGGCAGATCCATGGTGGCAGGGTAGCGGCCGGCACGCGCCCTCGTGCGGGTAAACGCCCTCGTGCGGGCGAGCTTCCCGACGTCGGGGCTCGCCGGCGGCCTGTCAGCTGCAAGCGTCCCCTCGCGTAAGCGCGCCTCCCAGCACGACGAGACCGGATCCAATCCCAGGAGCATCCGGGAGCAGCTGACCTGCTGATGGCCCACGGCACCTAAGTTTGGCCTGCCCCGAGGGCGCCCCCTCGTGCGGGCGAGCTTGCCCTCGCGTGGTGAACGCACGTACCCCGCCGCCGACACCGGCTTGGAAATGCGAGCTTCCCCTCGCGTAGGTGAACACGCCGGTACCTGACCTCATCCGGGTCCTGGTAGGCGCGACGTCCACTCGCGTGGTGAACGCGCCCTGACCCAGGTGAACGCCCTTTCATACGGTTGAACGCGCTATAACCCAGATGAACGCCACTCTAGGTAGCGTTCACCTATACAAGAGCGCGTTCACCCGCACAAAGTGGCGTTCACCCACACGAGAGGGCGTTCACGAACGGAGCCACCCCACCAGCAGGACGGAGGCCAGCGGGTCCACCCACACAAATAGGCGTTCATCCGTACAAGAAGGCGCTCGCCCGCACAAGGGCACGTTCCGACCTGTGGGACACGGCCCTGACCTCCTCCACGCACACTCCCCCACACGAGGGCACGTTCACCTTGAGCTGGCCCGGCCCCGGCACTTGCGACGGAACTGGCCACGACGTCGGGAGACTGCAAGGATGGATGAGGCGGTGTCCCGGTCCGCCGGGAGCACCCGACCGTCCTACCAGGAACCATGAAGGAGCCGCCCATGCTCGTTACCACCACCCCCACCGTCGAGGGCTACCCCGTCACCCAGTACCTGCGCGTGGTCTGCGGGGAGACCATTGCCGGTGTCAACGCCTTCAAGGACATTGCTGCGGGCTTCCGCAACCTGGTCGGCGGGCGCGCGGAGTCCTACGAGCGTGAGCTCATGCAGGCCCGGGAGACCGCCCTGGCTGAGATGGTCCAGCGCGCCCAGGAGCTCGGGGCCGAGGGCGTGGTCGGCGTGGACATTGACTACGAGACCCTGGGGGCCGACAACGGCATGCTCATGGTCACCGCCTCGGGCACGGCGGTACGTTTTAGCCGCTGAGCGGGGCCGTGCGCGGTTCTGCGCAGAAGGTAGCCGACTGCGCATAGGGCGGGTCCGGACTGCTTTCTGCGCAGAACGCCACTCTGCGCACAAGGGCCAGACGCCGCCGTCGAGGTGGAGTGTGCCGTTGGCGGCCCGGGCCTCACGCGCACAAGGAACCAAACAGGACGACGCCGAGGCCTTCCAGCGAGCGCGCCCCGAGCCCTACGCGCACGAGGCCCAAGCAGACCGCCCGCCTTAGGCCGTCAGACCGGGAGCCGGCCCACCTTGCACCGGGAACCAGCCCGGCCCGCCTTAGGTCGTCAGACCAGGAGCTGGCCCGCATAGGACCGGGAGTCAGTCCAGGTCGGTAATGTGCCCCTTGGGGTCGGAGACCCGCAGCATGAGCACCATCCCCAGGACGAGCACCAGCACGATCCCCAGGATCCCCCAGTACCCGGCCTCGTCCTTGCCGACCACGAACGCCCCGCCCCAGATGGCCACGCCGTACATGGCCGGGGCCAGGAAGGAGGCCGCGCGCCCGGTGGTGGCGTAGAGGCCGAAGATCTCCCCCTCACGCCCCTTGGGAATGAGCCGGGCCAGGAACGTGCGCGACGCCGACTGGGCGGGCCCCACGCACGAGGACAGCAGGAGCCCCAGCGCCCAGAAGGTAACCGGGCCGCCGTCGTGCAGCGCGAAGATCAGCAGGCTCATGACCACCAGCACGGCCAGGCTGCCCATAATGACGCGCCGCGGCCCCAGCAGGTCGTCCAGGTACCCGGAGACAATGGTGACGACGCCGGCCACCACGTTGGCGACAATGGCGAAGACGAGGACGTCGTCCTGGGTGAAGCCGAAGGTGCTCTTGGCAATAATGCCACCGTAGGTAAAGACCCCGGCCAGCCCGTCACGGTAGATGGCGGCGGCCAGGAGGAACCACAGGACCTCGGGGTGGGAGCGGTAGAGGCCCACGAGGGTGCGCCACAGGCGCCGGTAGGAGGACAGGACGGACTCGCGTCGGGCGGGGCTGGCCACGCCGCCTGAGGCGGACTCCCAGTCGGCCGGCTCGCTCTCCATGGCGGCCTGGTCGCGCGCCGAGCCCCGGGTGGCGGAGTGGGCCAGGCGGGCCCGACGGCGTCGGGCGGAGCGCCCGGACTGGCTGAGCAGGAGGGGGAGCGCGGACAGCCCGAGCCAGGCGGCGGCCACGAGCATGGACACACGTATGTTCAGGCCGTTGGCGTCGCTGACCCCGAACCAGTTGCCCTCCTTAATGAGCCCGTAGTAGAGGAGGAGCATGAGGACGATCCCGCCCAGGTAGCCCATGCCCCAGCCCAGCCCGGAGACCGCGCCGACGCGGTCCTTGGTGGTCAGCTGGTTGAGCAGCCCGTTGTAGTTGACGCCCGCCAGCTCGAAGAAGATATTGCCCACCCCCAGCAGGGTGATGCCTGCCCACAGGTAGCGGTGCTCGGGGATAATGAGGTAGAGGGAGGCCGAG
Protein-coding regions in this window:
- a CDS encoding hemagglutinin, which codes for MTFAATLMAGLIVANLMSPPASSPGSTSRSSPAPVSLDMTGYDPNHLIDDEVFYNSQAMTSAEVARFISTVNDGCVPGVDGTPCLAASTFDTEDKEATSTCEAYRGAKGETAAAIVSKVSTACGINPQVLLVLIQKEQGLLTASGRTLTARAYEAAAGYACPDGATCNAQWGGFFHQIYAAASQFQLYRLNPWEYGVVQGVTTQVAYSADPDCGAADLTAATQSTAGLYDYTPYQSNQAAASGGDSCTSWGNWNFYGYFRTFFGDPTPSTPEAGS
- a CDS encoding SprT-like domain-containing protein codes for the protein MDLPDVLALARSLMDEHGVGDWDLAWDRARRRAGSCDHGRRRITLSRHLMALYSQAEVRETVVHEIAHARVGTRHGHDAVWRAEARRLGGSGARLVAADAPRVPGRWVGVCPAGHEVSRIRRPTVPLSCSRCSRRFDLRHLMAWSRDGHPVAHQDIGERYAHVLARLRAAEG
- a CDS encoding heavy metal-binding domain-containing protein, encoding MLVTTTPTVEGYPVTQYLRVVCGETIAGVNAFKDIAAGFRNLVGGRAESYERELMQARETALAEMVQRAQELGAEGVVGVDIDYETLGADNGMLMVTASGTAVRFSR
- a CDS encoding MFS transporter — protein: MTPSSPPPRSAQDESWAPPSDSPETTPGPGTMVPHHSRLLTWPVLAWGLWDWGSAAFNAVITTFVFTVYLTTNPGFGNPTENTSALSLGLTVAGACIALLAPVTGQRADRQGRTVFWLGVYTAIVVAVSASLYLIIPEHRYLWAGITLLGVGNIFFELAGVNYNGLLNQLTTKDRVGAVSGLGWGMGYLGGIVLMLLLYYGLIKEGNWFGVSDANGLNIRVSMLVAAAWLGLSALPLLLSQSGRSARRRRARLAHSATRGSARDQAAMESEPADWESASGGVASPARRESVLSSYRRLWRTLVGLYRSHPEVLWFLLAAAIYRDGLAGVFTYGGIIAKSTFGFTQDDVLVFAIVANVVAGVVTIVSGYLDDLLGPRRVIMGSLAVLVVMSLLIFALHDGGPVTFWALGLLLSSCVGPAQSASRTFLARLIPKGREGEIFGLYATTGRAASFLAPAMYGVAIWGGAFVVGKDEAGYWGILGIVLVLVLGMVLMLRVSDPKGHITDLD